The window ccatgcTGCCCCCAGATCCATGGTGcccccatctccatccccacaCTGCCCCCATCCCCATGGTGCCCCCATCTTCATCCCCacgctgcccccagccccacagtgcccccatctccatccccacgctgcccccagctccatggtgcccccatctccatccccacactgcccccagccccacagtgcccccatctccatccccacactgcccccagccccatggggcccccagctccatccccatgctgcccccatccccacactgcccccagccccacggtgcccccatctccatccccatgcTGCCCCCAGATCCATGGTGcccccatctccatccccacactgcccccagccccatggtgcccccatctccatccccacactgcccccagccccatggtgCCCCCATcttcatccccatccccatgctgcccccagccccacagtgcccccatctccatccccacaCTGCCCCCAGCCCTATGGGGcccccagctccatccccacgctgcccccatccccacactgcccccagccccacggtgcccccatctccatccccatgctgcccccagccccacggtgcccccatctccatccccacgctgcccccagccccatggtgCCCCCATCTCCACCCCCacgctgcccccagccccatggtgCCCCCATCTTCATCCCcacactgctgccagccccacggtgcccccatctccatccccacaCTGCCGCCAGCCCCACAGTgccccatctccatccccacgctgcccccatccccacactgcccccagccccatggggcCCCCATCTCCACCCCCatgctgcccccagccccacggtgccccccagctccatccccaCGCTGCCCCCAACCCCCGTCCCCAACCTTTTGgttcccccagccccactcactCCCCCAGGCTTGAGCAGAGCTACTCTGGGGAGGGGGCGCAGGGTGGACAGACAGCTGGGCACGGGGGGGTCCCTGCTTCTCCGTTTATTACCAAGCAGCCTTcgtttaaaaaaacaaacacaaacagacagacagacagacagacagaggcgacccggcggggcggggggcagccgCCCGCCGATTATTCATTTGGTTCCTGACACCAGAAAGGTTCAAGTAGCCGAAAATTTCAAGTTCACCATAAGGCACTTTAAAGCCATGACGGGAGCCGAGCCCCTCGTCCCCATCACCCCTCCCGGCACCCCATGGCAAGGGACAGACGCGCGGGGGCCGGGCAGCGCTGGCGGGCAGCAgcggaggggccggggggggaaTATATTACatcatctttttaaatatagataAACTCTTATTTTAGGCAAATAGTGCCAGTCCCCTGCtccccccgggggggggggctgcgccCTGGGGGGGGCATGTGCAAAGGGCAGAGGGGTGACCGCTGGGGCCCGGCCACCCCGGGGAGGGGGTCCCACAGGGCCggggtggtttgggggggggggggggggtcgggtgggggccggggctgccccgcacCCGGGTGGGCTCACCCGAATAGTGCAACCAAGAGAAAGCAGCCGGGAGTGCAGGGGCGAGGGGGGCTCGCCGGGGAGGGGCTGctcggggaggggaggggggggacacAAGCTATGTACAgagcggggcggcggcccgtcccccccccccgccaagcGCGGGGAGCGTGGGGCGgggccgccagggggcgccctAGCGGACCCGCCCCGCGCTCTCCCAGGGTGCGGGGGGAGGGCTCGGTCCGTGGGCGCCCCCGCCAGGTCCCGGCCCCGCTTGGGGGGGGGCACCCAcggaggggtgggaggggggcaCACACCCCGGTCCCGCTTCCCCCCCCTACGCCGGGGTTCTGCTGCCCGGGCAcggcgcggggggcgcgggcacggcggggggcggcgaggaccgccccccaccccattgTGCAAATCGGCCAGGGGGGATTTTCCCCCTTTGCATAACTGGGAACGAACCGTGACGGGAAAAACGGGAACAGAAACCCCGGCGGGCACCGTAgggctcggcacggctcggcacggcacggcacggcacccGCCGTCACAGCAGCCCTACGCCGTCTCCACCGGCACGACGCCATCCGCCTGTGGCCCTTCCTCGCCCTCcggctcctcttcctcctcctcgggCCGTCCCGGACCCCAGTAGCGGGCGATGGAGAGGTGCAACCCCTCCAGCCGCCCGTTGGAGAGGTCGAGGCCGGGGggcccggccggcggcggggccggctcgtcgcggcggcggcggcgggtccGCACCTCCAGGCAGTTCTGGCCCTTGAGGTGCCGCTGGAGGTGGTCGTCCTTGGCGAAGGCCTTGTGGCAGAGGTAGCACTCATAGGGCCGGGCGCCCGTGTGCAGGTGCATGTGGTTCTTCAGGTCGTAGCTGTGCAGGAAGCGGGCGCTGCAGTGCTGGCAGGAGTAGGGCCGCTCGCCCGTGTGCTTGCGCATGTGGATCTTCAGCTTGTCGTTCCTGGGGGGGTGGAGATGACAGGCAGATGTCAGCACGGGGcggccagcacccccagggaaGCAGCCACCTGGCCGCAGCAGGCACAGGGACGGCGCTGGCAGCCCCGTGGCGGGGATGTGTGGCACGGACGCTCTGCGGCGCACAGGGACCCAGGTGCTCTGGTGGCACAGGGGACCACGTCCTGGCTGCCTGGCTGGGGACCGCTGCGGCACCGGTGGTGGCGGGAAACAGGTCCCTGCGTTGTACCGCACCAGGGGTGCGGCCAGGTGCCAGCAGGGGAGGTGGGGCAGGGGATGCTGCCGGGTGCCCTGGGCGGCAGCAGGGAGGGTCGGTCCGGCAGCGCTCGTGGCGTGCAGAAGAGCCCACGGCCCTGCACTGCACTGTGCCAGGGATGTGGCCAGGCACCCGCAGGGCTGTCACAGGGGGCACCGTGGGGGACACCACTGGGTACCTGCGAGGCAGGGAGGGTCTGCTCGGCAGCACTCACCGTGTGAAGCGGACCCCGCAGACCTGGCAGGCGAAGGGCTTCTCGCCCGTGTGTGTGCGCATGTGGCGGGGCAGCTTGCCGGCGCCGTGGATGACCTTGTGGCAGACGGGGCACTCCTGGGGCATCTGTGAGCGGCGCTTGCGCACCAGCTTGTCGGGTGTATCCAGCCCGGGTGCCAGCGACTCGTGGTGCAGCGAGCTCAGGTACGCCATCAGGTCGGGGTCAATGGCATCCTCATCGGAGGCGGCCTCCTCGGGGGACAGGGGGGGCTGgtaggggaaggggaaggggtgtGGAGGCAGCTCCTCCTCTTCAGGCAGCTCAAAGCTCTCAtagggcaggggcagcccctCGGGCAGGGGGGGCGAgggcggctgggggggcggcggggggctgccgCAGCCCTCGGCCTCGGCGGGTGGCTCCTCGGCGTGGTTGTTGAGCCGGGCGCTGCGGGCTTGCAGGAACTTGCGGGTCTTCTTgctgcggcgggcggcggggcgagggggTGGTAGGGCAGACGCCTCGCCCTCGGGGAGGGCGGCGAAAGCTTCCAGGTAGCGGCGGGCACGCTCGCAGTCGCCATCATCGGGGCCGGGCGCCTCCATCCCGCTGCCCTGCAGGATCTCCACGCAGGCAGCGATCACACAGGGGATCTCCAGCAGCCGGGCGGCGCGCAGCACCTCGCCCATGTTGGCGCTGCTGATGGTGAGCGTGGGCCGTGTAG of the Phalacrocorax aristotelis chromosome 25, bGulAri2.1, whole genome shotgun sequence genome contains:
- the ZBTB7B gene encoding LOW QUALITY PROTEIN: zinc finger and BTB domain-containing protein 7B (The sequence of the model RefSeq protein was modified relative to this genomic sequence to represent the inferred CDS: deleted 2 bases in 1 codon), producing MEVRTMASPGGRPHRHPLPEHSSELLSCLNEQRQLGLLCDVTIKTQGLEYRTHRAVLAASSRYFKKLFAGPEPGQEVCELDFVAPEALGALLEFALRPTLTISSANMGEVLRAARLLEIPCVIAACVEILQGSGMEAPGPDDGDCERARRYLEAFAALPEGEASALPPPRPAARRSKKTRKFLQARSARLNNHAEEPPAEAEGCGSPPPPPQPPSPPLPEGLPLPYESFELPEEEELPPHPFPFPYQPPLSPEEAASDEDAIDPDLMAYLSSLHHESLAPGLDTPDKLVRKRRSQMPQECPVCHKVIHGAGKLPRHMRTHTGEKPFACQVCGVRFTRNDKLKIHMRKHTGERPYSCQHCSARFLHSYDLKNHMHLHTGARPYECYLCHKAFAKDDHLQRHLKGQNCLEVRTRRRRRDEPAPPPAGPPGLDLSNGRLEGLHLSIARYWGPGRPEEEEEEPEGEEGPQADGVVPVETA